A single Equus quagga isolate Etosha38 chromosome 8, UCLA_HA_Equagga_1.0, whole genome shotgun sequence DNA region contains:
- the ZNF467 gene encoding zinc finger protein 467 isoform X2, with protein sequence MRETLEALSSLGFSVGQPEMAPQSEPGERSHHAQGQMSSPQEDRALGMGAGHEAPRLEEGAHTEQAEAPCRGGQVCTARKAEPTGSCPGDEWMTRKVKVEKEDQEAEEEVEWPQHLSLLPGPFPAPDLGPLAAAYKLEPGAPGALGGLALAGWAPASEKPYGCGECERRFRDQLTLRLHQRLHRGEGPCACPDCGRSFTQRAHMLMHQRSHRGERPFPCSECDKRFSKKAHLTRHLRTHTGERPYPCAECGKRFSQKIHLGSHQKTHTGERPFPCTECEKRFRKKTHLIRHQRIHTGERPYQCAQCARSFTHKQHLVRHQRVHEAAGRTPPSPDVPSSPAPSPTPSPPGPKPFACSDCGLSFGWKKNLATHQRLHRSEGRPFGCEECALGATVDPAAAEPLAGVPRSTAAPQGAPASERSLFCPDCGRGFAHGQHLARHRRVHTGERPFACAQCGRRFGSRPNLVAHSRAHSGARPFACTQCGRRFSRKSHLGRHQAVHTGSRPHACAVCARSFSSKTNLVRHQAIHTGSRPFSCPQCGKSFSRKTHLVRHQRIHGDVAHPASDADLSAPAWPTAAEVAAPPLFF encoded by the exons ATGAGAGAGACCTTGGAGGCCCTCAGCTCCCTGG GATTTTCTGTGGGACAGCCAGAGATGGCCCCCCAAAGTGAGCCTGGGGAACGGTCCCATCATGCCCAGGGGCAGATGTCCTCTCCCCAGGAAGACAGAGCGCTGGGCATGGGCGCAG GGCATGAGGCCCCCAGACTGGAGGAAGGCGCCCACACTGAACAAGCTGAGGCTCCCTGCAGAGGAGGCCAGGTGTGCACAGCACGTAAGGCTGAGCCCACAGGCTCCTGCCCAG GCGACGAGTGGATGACTCGGAAGGTGAAGGTGGAAAAGGAGGATCAGGAGGCCGAAGAGGAGGTCGAATGGCCCCAGCATCTATCATTACTCCCCGGCCCTTTTCCCGCGCCTGACCTGGGGCCTCTGGCCGCCGCGTATAAGCTGGAGCCGGGCGCCCCAGGGGCATTGGGTGGGCTTGCGTTGGCGGGGTGGGCCCCCGCCTCCGAGAAGCCCTATGGCTGCGGGGAGTGCGAGCGGCGGTTCCGGGACCAGCTGACCTTGCGGCTGCACCAGAGGCTGCACCGCGGCGAGGGCCCCTGCGCCTGCCCGGACTGCGGCCGCAGCTTCACGCAGCGCGCGCACATGCTGATGCACCAGCGCAGCCACCGCGGCGAGCGGCCCTTCCCGTGCTCCGAGTGCGACAAGCGCTTCAGCAAGAAGGCCCACCTGACCCGCCACCTGCGCACGCACACCGGCGAGCGGCCCTACCCGTGCGCAGAGTGCGGCAAGCGCTTCAGCCAGAAGATACACCTGGGCTCGCACCAGAAGACGCACACGGGCGAGCGGCCCTTCCCCTGCACTGAGTGCGAGAAGCGGTTTCGCAAAAAGACGCACCTGATCCGCCACCAGCGCATCCACACGGGCGAGAGGCCCTACCAGTGCGCGCAGTGCGCACGCAGCTTCACACACAAGCAGCACTTGGTGCGGCACCAAAGGGTGCACGAAGCGGCAGGCCGCACCCCGCCCTCTCCTGACGTGCCCAGTTCCCCTGCCCCGTCCCCCACTCCGTCCCCGCCCGGGCCTAAGCCTTTCGCCTGCTCCGACTGCGGCCTGAGCTTTGGCTGGAAGAAGAACCTCGCCACGCACCAGCGTCTGCACCGCAGCGAGGGGCGCCCCTTCGGTTGCGAAGAGTGCGCACTGGGCGCCACCGTGGACCCCGCTGCTGCCGAGCCCTTGGCCGGCGTGCCCCGAAGCACAGCGGCGCCCCAGGGCGCTCCCGCGAGCGAGCGGTCCCTCTTCTGCCCGGACTGCGGGCGCGGCTTCGCCCACGGCCAGCACCTGGCACGGCACCGGCGGGTGCACACCGGTGAACGACCCTTCGCTTGCGCGCAGTGTGGCCGCCGCTTCGGCTCGCGGCCCAATCTGGTCGCCCACTCCAGGGCCCACAGTGGGGCCAGGCCTTTCGCCTGCACGCAGTGCGGCCGCCGCTTCAGCCGCAAGTCGCACCTAGGGCGCCACCAGGCGGTGCACACGGGCAGTCGGCCCCACGCCTGTGCCGTCTGCGCCCGCAGTTTCAGCTCTAAAACCAACCTGGTCCGCCACCAGGCCATCCACACCGGCTCCCGCCCTTTCTCCTGCCCGCAGTGCGGCAAGAGCTTCAGCCGCAAGACTCACCTGGTGCGGCACCAGCGCATCCACGGCGACGTCGCCCACCCGGCCTCCGATGCTGACCTCTcggccccagcctggcccactgCCGCCGAGGTAGCCGCGCCTCCGCTCTTCTTCTGA
- the ZNF467 gene encoding zinc finger protein 467 isoform X3, with amino-acid sequence MPRGRCPLPRKTERWAWAQHQRGPLSICDVCGVLEVSCSLPGHEAPRLEEGAHTEQAEAPCRGGQVCTARKAEPTGSCPGDEWMTRKVKVEKEDQEAEEEVEWPQHLSLLPGPFPAPDLGPLAAAYKLEPGAPGALGGLALAGWAPASEKPYGCGECERRFRDQLTLRLHQRLHRGEGPCACPDCGRSFTQRAHMLMHQRSHRGERPFPCSECDKRFSKKAHLTRHLRTHTGERPYPCAECGKRFSQKIHLGSHQKTHTGERPFPCTECEKRFRKKTHLIRHQRIHTGERPYQCAQCARSFTHKQHLVRHQRVHEAAGRTPPSPDVPSSPAPSPTPSPPGPKPFACSDCGLSFGWKKNLATHQRLHRSEGRPFGCEECALGATVDPAAAEPLAGVPRSTAAPQGAPASERSLFCPDCGRGFAHGQHLARHRRVHTGERPFACAQCGRRFGSRPNLVAHSRAHSGARPFACTQCGRRFSRKSHLGRHQAVHTGSRPHACAVCARSFSSKTNLVRHQAIHTGSRPFSCPQCGKSFSRKTHLVRHQRIHGDVAHPASDADLSAPAWPTAAEVAAPPLFF; translated from the exons ATGCCCAGGGGCAGATGTCCTCTCCCCAGGAAGACAGAGCGCTGGGCATGGGCGCAG CACCAGCGGGGGCCTCTGTCCATCTGTGATGTGTGCGGAGTCCTTGAGGTGTCCTGTTCTCTGCCAGGGCATGAGGCCCCCAGACTGGAGGAAGGCGCCCACACTGAACAAGCTGAGGCTCCCTGCAGAGGAGGCCAGGTGTGCACAGCACGTAAGGCTGAGCCCACAGGCTCCTGCCCAG GCGACGAGTGGATGACTCGGAAGGTGAAGGTGGAAAAGGAGGATCAGGAGGCCGAAGAGGAGGTCGAATGGCCCCAGCATCTATCATTACTCCCCGGCCCTTTTCCCGCGCCTGACCTGGGGCCTCTGGCCGCCGCGTATAAGCTGGAGCCGGGCGCCCCAGGGGCATTGGGTGGGCTTGCGTTGGCGGGGTGGGCCCCCGCCTCCGAGAAGCCCTATGGCTGCGGGGAGTGCGAGCGGCGGTTCCGGGACCAGCTGACCTTGCGGCTGCACCAGAGGCTGCACCGCGGCGAGGGCCCCTGCGCCTGCCCGGACTGCGGCCGCAGCTTCACGCAGCGCGCGCACATGCTGATGCACCAGCGCAGCCACCGCGGCGAGCGGCCCTTCCCGTGCTCCGAGTGCGACAAGCGCTTCAGCAAGAAGGCCCACCTGACCCGCCACCTGCGCACGCACACCGGCGAGCGGCCCTACCCGTGCGCAGAGTGCGGCAAGCGCTTCAGCCAGAAGATACACCTGGGCTCGCACCAGAAGACGCACACGGGCGAGCGGCCCTTCCCCTGCACTGAGTGCGAGAAGCGGTTTCGCAAAAAGACGCACCTGATCCGCCACCAGCGCATCCACACGGGCGAGAGGCCCTACCAGTGCGCGCAGTGCGCACGCAGCTTCACACACAAGCAGCACTTGGTGCGGCACCAAAGGGTGCACGAAGCGGCAGGCCGCACCCCGCCCTCTCCTGACGTGCCCAGTTCCCCTGCCCCGTCCCCCACTCCGTCCCCGCCCGGGCCTAAGCCTTTCGCCTGCTCCGACTGCGGCCTGAGCTTTGGCTGGAAGAAGAACCTCGCCACGCACCAGCGTCTGCACCGCAGCGAGGGGCGCCCCTTCGGTTGCGAAGAGTGCGCACTGGGCGCCACCGTGGACCCCGCTGCTGCCGAGCCCTTGGCCGGCGTGCCCCGAAGCACAGCGGCGCCCCAGGGCGCTCCCGCGAGCGAGCGGTCCCTCTTCTGCCCGGACTGCGGGCGCGGCTTCGCCCACGGCCAGCACCTGGCACGGCACCGGCGGGTGCACACCGGTGAACGACCCTTCGCTTGCGCGCAGTGTGGCCGCCGCTTCGGCTCGCGGCCCAATCTGGTCGCCCACTCCAGGGCCCACAGTGGGGCCAGGCCTTTCGCCTGCACGCAGTGCGGCCGCCGCTTCAGCCGCAAGTCGCACCTAGGGCGCCACCAGGCGGTGCACACGGGCAGTCGGCCCCACGCCTGTGCCGTCTGCGCCCGCAGTTTCAGCTCTAAAACCAACCTGGTCCGCCACCAGGCCATCCACACCGGCTCCCGCCCTTTCTCCTGCCCGCAGTGCGGCAAGAGCTTCAGCCGCAAGACTCACCTGGTGCGGCACCAGCGCATCCACGGCGACGTCGCCCACCCGGCCTCCGATGCTGACCTCTcggccccagcctggcccactgCCGCCGAGGTAGCCGCGCCTCCGCTCTTCTTCTGA
- the ZNF467 gene encoding zinc finger protein 467 isoform X4 produces the protein MYFLLRVCGLTPGRAPWVAMRETLEALSSLGFSVGQPEMAPQSEPGERSHHAQGQMSSPQEDRALGMGAGDEWMTRKVKVEKEDQEAEEEVEWPQHLSLLPGPFPAPDLGPLAAAYKLEPGAPGALGGLALAGWAPASEKPYGCGECERRFRDQLTLRLHQRLHRGEGPCACPDCGRSFTQRAHMLMHQRSHRGERPFPCSECDKRFSKKAHLTRHLRTHTGERPYPCAECGKRFSQKIHLGSHQKTHTGERPFPCTECEKRFRKKTHLIRHQRIHTGERPYQCAQCARSFTHKQHLVRHQRVHEAAGRTPPSPDVPSSPAPSPTPSPPGPKPFACSDCGLSFGWKKNLATHQRLHRSEGRPFGCEECALGATVDPAAAEPLAGVPRSTAAPQGAPASERSLFCPDCGRGFAHGQHLARHRRVHTGERPFACAQCGRRFGSRPNLVAHSRAHSGARPFACTQCGRRFSRKSHLGRHQAVHTGSRPHACAVCARSFSSKTNLVRHQAIHTGSRPFSCPQCGKSFSRKTHLVRHQRIHGDVAHPASDADLSAPAWPTAAEVAAPPLFF, from the exons ATGTATTTTCTCCTTAGGGTCTGTGGCCTGACCCCAGGAAGAGCTCCCTGGGTTGCCATGAGAGAGACCTTGGAGGCCCTCAGCTCCCTGG GATTTTCTGTGGGACAGCCAGAGATGGCCCCCCAAAGTGAGCCTGGGGAACGGTCCCATCATGCCCAGGGGCAGATGTCCTCTCCCCAGGAAGACAGAGCGCTGGGCATGGGCGCAG GCGACGAGTGGATGACTCGGAAGGTGAAGGTGGAAAAGGAGGATCAGGAGGCCGAAGAGGAGGTCGAATGGCCCCAGCATCTATCATTACTCCCCGGCCCTTTTCCCGCGCCTGACCTGGGGCCTCTGGCCGCCGCGTATAAGCTGGAGCCGGGCGCCCCAGGGGCATTGGGTGGGCTTGCGTTGGCGGGGTGGGCCCCCGCCTCCGAGAAGCCCTATGGCTGCGGGGAGTGCGAGCGGCGGTTCCGGGACCAGCTGACCTTGCGGCTGCACCAGAGGCTGCACCGCGGCGAGGGCCCCTGCGCCTGCCCGGACTGCGGCCGCAGCTTCACGCAGCGCGCGCACATGCTGATGCACCAGCGCAGCCACCGCGGCGAGCGGCCCTTCCCGTGCTCCGAGTGCGACAAGCGCTTCAGCAAGAAGGCCCACCTGACCCGCCACCTGCGCACGCACACCGGCGAGCGGCCCTACCCGTGCGCAGAGTGCGGCAAGCGCTTCAGCCAGAAGATACACCTGGGCTCGCACCAGAAGACGCACACGGGCGAGCGGCCCTTCCCCTGCACTGAGTGCGAGAAGCGGTTTCGCAAAAAGACGCACCTGATCCGCCACCAGCGCATCCACACGGGCGAGAGGCCCTACCAGTGCGCGCAGTGCGCACGCAGCTTCACACACAAGCAGCACTTGGTGCGGCACCAAAGGGTGCACGAAGCGGCAGGCCGCACCCCGCCCTCTCCTGACGTGCCCAGTTCCCCTGCCCCGTCCCCCACTCCGTCCCCGCCCGGGCCTAAGCCTTTCGCCTGCTCCGACTGCGGCCTGAGCTTTGGCTGGAAGAAGAACCTCGCCACGCACCAGCGTCTGCACCGCAGCGAGGGGCGCCCCTTCGGTTGCGAAGAGTGCGCACTGGGCGCCACCGTGGACCCCGCTGCTGCCGAGCCCTTGGCCGGCGTGCCCCGAAGCACAGCGGCGCCCCAGGGCGCTCCCGCGAGCGAGCGGTCCCTCTTCTGCCCGGACTGCGGGCGCGGCTTCGCCCACGGCCAGCACCTGGCACGGCACCGGCGGGTGCACACCGGTGAACGACCCTTCGCTTGCGCGCAGTGTGGCCGCCGCTTCGGCTCGCGGCCCAATCTGGTCGCCCACTCCAGGGCCCACAGTGGGGCCAGGCCTTTCGCCTGCACGCAGTGCGGCCGCCGCTTCAGCCGCAAGTCGCACCTAGGGCGCCACCAGGCGGTGCACACGGGCAGTCGGCCCCACGCCTGTGCCGTCTGCGCCCGCAGTTTCAGCTCTAAAACCAACCTGGTCCGCCACCAGGCCATCCACACCGGCTCCCGCCCTTTCTCCTGCCCGCAGTGCGGCAAGAGCTTCAGCCGCAAGACTCACCTGGTGCGGCACCAGCGCATCCACGGCGACGTCGCCCACCCGGCCTCCGATGCTGACCTCTcggccccagcctggcccactgCCGCCGAGGTAGCCGCGCCTCCGCTCTTCTTCTGA
- the ZNF467 gene encoding zinc finger protein 467 isoform X1, which produces MYFLLRVCGLTPGRAPWVAMRETLEALSSLGFSVGQPEMAPQSEPGERSHHAQGQMSSPQEDRALGMGAGHEAPRLEEGAHTEQAEAPCRGGQVCTARKAEPTGSCPGDEWMTRKVKVEKEDQEAEEEVEWPQHLSLLPGPFPAPDLGPLAAAYKLEPGAPGALGGLALAGWAPASEKPYGCGECERRFRDQLTLRLHQRLHRGEGPCACPDCGRSFTQRAHMLMHQRSHRGERPFPCSECDKRFSKKAHLTRHLRTHTGERPYPCAECGKRFSQKIHLGSHQKTHTGERPFPCTECEKRFRKKTHLIRHQRIHTGERPYQCAQCARSFTHKQHLVRHQRVHEAAGRTPPSPDVPSSPAPSPTPSPPGPKPFACSDCGLSFGWKKNLATHQRLHRSEGRPFGCEECALGATVDPAAAEPLAGVPRSTAAPQGAPASERSLFCPDCGRGFAHGQHLARHRRVHTGERPFACAQCGRRFGSRPNLVAHSRAHSGARPFACTQCGRRFSRKSHLGRHQAVHTGSRPHACAVCARSFSSKTNLVRHQAIHTGSRPFSCPQCGKSFSRKTHLVRHQRIHGDVAHPASDADLSAPAWPTAAEVAAPPLFF; this is translated from the exons ATGTATTTTCTCCTTAGGGTCTGTGGCCTGACCCCAGGAAGAGCTCCCTGGGTTGCCATGAGAGAGACCTTGGAGGCCCTCAGCTCCCTGG GATTTTCTGTGGGACAGCCAGAGATGGCCCCCCAAAGTGAGCCTGGGGAACGGTCCCATCATGCCCAGGGGCAGATGTCCTCTCCCCAGGAAGACAGAGCGCTGGGCATGGGCGCAG GGCATGAGGCCCCCAGACTGGAGGAAGGCGCCCACACTGAACAAGCTGAGGCTCCCTGCAGAGGAGGCCAGGTGTGCACAGCACGTAAGGCTGAGCCCACAGGCTCCTGCCCAG GCGACGAGTGGATGACTCGGAAGGTGAAGGTGGAAAAGGAGGATCAGGAGGCCGAAGAGGAGGTCGAATGGCCCCAGCATCTATCATTACTCCCCGGCCCTTTTCCCGCGCCTGACCTGGGGCCTCTGGCCGCCGCGTATAAGCTGGAGCCGGGCGCCCCAGGGGCATTGGGTGGGCTTGCGTTGGCGGGGTGGGCCCCCGCCTCCGAGAAGCCCTATGGCTGCGGGGAGTGCGAGCGGCGGTTCCGGGACCAGCTGACCTTGCGGCTGCACCAGAGGCTGCACCGCGGCGAGGGCCCCTGCGCCTGCCCGGACTGCGGCCGCAGCTTCACGCAGCGCGCGCACATGCTGATGCACCAGCGCAGCCACCGCGGCGAGCGGCCCTTCCCGTGCTCCGAGTGCGACAAGCGCTTCAGCAAGAAGGCCCACCTGACCCGCCACCTGCGCACGCACACCGGCGAGCGGCCCTACCCGTGCGCAGAGTGCGGCAAGCGCTTCAGCCAGAAGATACACCTGGGCTCGCACCAGAAGACGCACACGGGCGAGCGGCCCTTCCCCTGCACTGAGTGCGAGAAGCGGTTTCGCAAAAAGACGCACCTGATCCGCCACCAGCGCATCCACACGGGCGAGAGGCCCTACCAGTGCGCGCAGTGCGCACGCAGCTTCACACACAAGCAGCACTTGGTGCGGCACCAAAGGGTGCACGAAGCGGCAGGCCGCACCCCGCCCTCTCCTGACGTGCCCAGTTCCCCTGCCCCGTCCCCCACTCCGTCCCCGCCCGGGCCTAAGCCTTTCGCCTGCTCCGACTGCGGCCTGAGCTTTGGCTGGAAGAAGAACCTCGCCACGCACCAGCGTCTGCACCGCAGCGAGGGGCGCCCCTTCGGTTGCGAAGAGTGCGCACTGGGCGCCACCGTGGACCCCGCTGCTGCCGAGCCCTTGGCCGGCGTGCCCCGAAGCACAGCGGCGCCCCAGGGCGCTCCCGCGAGCGAGCGGTCCCTCTTCTGCCCGGACTGCGGGCGCGGCTTCGCCCACGGCCAGCACCTGGCACGGCACCGGCGGGTGCACACCGGTGAACGACCCTTCGCTTGCGCGCAGTGTGGCCGCCGCTTCGGCTCGCGGCCCAATCTGGTCGCCCACTCCAGGGCCCACAGTGGGGCCAGGCCTTTCGCCTGCACGCAGTGCGGCCGCCGCTTCAGCCGCAAGTCGCACCTAGGGCGCCACCAGGCGGTGCACACGGGCAGTCGGCCCCACGCCTGTGCCGTCTGCGCCCGCAGTTTCAGCTCTAAAACCAACCTGGTCCGCCACCAGGCCATCCACACCGGCTCCCGCCCTTTCTCCTGCCCGCAGTGCGGCAAGAGCTTCAGCCGCAAGACTCACCTGGTGCGGCACCAGCGCATCCACGGCGACGTCGCCCACCCGGCCTCCGATGCTGACCTCTcggccccagcctggcccactgCCGCCGAGGTAGCCGCGCCTCCGCTCTTCTTCTGA
- the ZNF467 gene encoding zinc finger protein 467 isoform X5 produces MTRKVKVEKEDQEAEEEVEWPQHLSLLPGPFPAPDLGPLAAAYKLEPGAPGALGGLALAGWAPASEKPYGCGECERRFRDQLTLRLHQRLHRGEGPCACPDCGRSFTQRAHMLMHQRSHRGERPFPCSECDKRFSKKAHLTRHLRTHTGERPYPCAECGKRFSQKIHLGSHQKTHTGERPFPCTECEKRFRKKTHLIRHQRIHTGERPYQCAQCARSFTHKQHLVRHQRVHEAAGRTPPSPDVPSSPAPSPTPSPPGPKPFACSDCGLSFGWKKNLATHQRLHRSEGRPFGCEECALGATVDPAAAEPLAGVPRSTAAPQGAPASERSLFCPDCGRGFAHGQHLARHRRVHTGERPFACAQCGRRFGSRPNLVAHSRAHSGARPFACTQCGRRFSRKSHLGRHQAVHTGSRPHACAVCARSFSSKTNLVRHQAIHTGSRPFSCPQCGKSFSRKTHLVRHQRIHGDVAHPASDADLSAPAWPTAAEVAAPPLFF; encoded by the coding sequence ATGACTCGGAAGGTGAAGGTGGAAAAGGAGGATCAGGAGGCCGAAGAGGAGGTCGAATGGCCCCAGCATCTATCATTACTCCCCGGCCCTTTTCCCGCGCCTGACCTGGGGCCTCTGGCCGCCGCGTATAAGCTGGAGCCGGGCGCCCCAGGGGCATTGGGTGGGCTTGCGTTGGCGGGGTGGGCCCCCGCCTCCGAGAAGCCCTATGGCTGCGGGGAGTGCGAGCGGCGGTTCCGGGACCAGCTGACCTTGCGGCTGCACCAGAGGCTGCACCGCGGCGAGGGCCCCTGCGCCTGCCCGGACTGCGGCCGCAGCTTCACGCAGCGCGCGCACATGCTGATGCACCAGCGCAGCCACCGCGGCGAGCGGCCCTTCCCGTGCTCCGAGTGCGACAAGCGCTTCAGCAAGAAGGCCCACCTGACCCGCCACCTGCGCACGCACACCGGCGAGCGGCCCTACCCGTGCGCAGAGTGCGGCAAGCGCTTCAGCCAGAAGATACACCTGGGCTCGCACCAGAAGACGCACACGGGCGAGCGGCCCTTCCCCTGCACTGAGTGCGAGAAGCGGTTTCGCAAAAAGACGCACCTGATCCGCCACCAGCGCATCCACACGGGCGAGAGGCCCTACCAGTGCGCGCAGTGCGCACGCAGCTTCACACACAAGCAGCACTTGGTGCGGCACCAAAGGGTGCACGAAGCGGCAGGCCGCACCCCGCCCTCTCCTGACGTGCCCAGTTCCCCTGCCCCGTCCCCCACTCCGTCCCCGCCCGGGCCTAAGCCTTTCGCCTGCTCCGACTGCGGCCTGAGCTTTGGCTGGAAGAAGAACCTCGCCACGCACCAGCGTCTGCACCGCAGCGAGGGGCGCCCCTTCGGTTGCGAAGAGTGCGCACTGGGCGCCACCGTGGACCCCGCTGCTGCCGAGCCCTTGGCCGGCGTGCCCCGAAGCACAGCGGCGCCCCAGGGCGCTCCCGCGAGCGAGCGGTCCCTCTTCTGCCCGGACTGCGGGCGCGGCTTCGCCCACGGCCAGCACCTGGCACGGCACCGGCGGGTGCACACCGGTGAACGACCCTTCGCTTGCGCGCAGTGTGGCCGCCGCTTCGGCTCGCGGCCCAATCTGGTCGCCCACTCCAGGGCCCACAGTGGGGCCAGGCCTTTCGCCTGCACGCAGTGCGGCCGCCGCTTCAGCCGCAAGTCGCACCTAGGGCGCCACCAGGCGGTGCACACGGGCAGTCGGCCCCACGCCTGTGCCGTCTGCGCCCGCAGTTTCAGCTCTAAAACCAACCTGGTCCGCCACCAGGCCATCCACACCGGCTCCCGCCCTTTCTCCTGCCCGCAGTGCGGCAAGAGCTTCAGCCGCAAGACTCACCTGGTGCGGCACCAGCGCATCCACGGCGACGTCGCCCACCCGGCCTCCGATGCTGACCTCTcggccccagcctggcccactgCCGCCGAGGTAGCCGCGCCTCCGCTCTTCTTCTGA